The Candidatus Eisenbacteria bacterium genome has a segment encoding these proteins:
- a CDS encoding NAD(P)/FAD-dependent oxidoreductase: MHEVLVIGGGPAGLTAAMFCRMRKMSVLVLDAGRLGGQLVSLYGDKPVHDWPGYAHIIAGDLAQHLIDHAREIGVEMTGNRKVLDMKPLEGGGFELATHDPTTSTDHAYSAQTVIVAIGGGAFEPRKLKVAGEETLDESALTYRLVDKARVPGKRVVVIGGGDSGLESAQTAHQAGAKVTLVQALDRFTGMETNIDQVNQMEIPRHFNSRVKALEVEDGVLRAVIIQTKGAPEPVGLECDYLVVNIGAAVNLDAIKRWGIATEGNQITVNPHMHTSLEGVFACGDIATFDGKYKLLLTASGEGCVAAQSAYVYVRKPQRVTMGELYT, encoded by the coding sequence GTGCACGAGGTGCTGGTGATCGGCGGCGGCCCCGCGGGCCTGACCGCCGCGATGTTCTGCCGCATGCGCAAGATGTCGGTGCTGGTGCTGGACGCGGGGCGGCTCGGCGGGCAGCTGGTGTCGCTCTACGGCGACAAGCCGGTGCACGACTGGCCGGGCTACGCGCACATCATCGCCGGCGACCTGGCGCAGCACCTGATCGACCACGCGCGGGAGATCGGCGTCGAGATGACGGGGAACCGCAAGGTGCTCGACATGAAGCCGCTCGAGGGCGGCGGGTTCGAACTCGCCACCCACGATCCGACCACCAGTACCGATCACGCCTACTCGGCGCAGACCGTGATCGTGGCGATCGGCGGCGGCGCGTTCGAGCCACGCAAGCTGAAAGTGGCGGGCGAAGAGACGCTCGACGAGAGTGCCCTCACCTATCGCCTCGTCGACAAGGCGAGGGTCCCTGGCAAGCGCGTGGTGGTGATCGGAGGCGGCGACTCGGGGCTCGAGAGTGCTCAGACCGCGCACCAGGCGGGCGCCAAAGTGACGCTGGTGCAGGCGCTCGATCGCTTCACCGGCATGGAGACGAACATCGACCAGGTGAACCAGATGGAGATCCCGCGTCACTTCAACAGCCGCGTCAAAGCGCTCGAAGTCGAGGACGGCGTGCTGCGCGCAGTGATCATTCAGACCAAGGGCGCTCCCGAACCCGTAGGGCTCGAATGCGATTACCTGGTCGTCAACATCGGCGCCGCCGTCAACCTGGACGCGATCAAGCGCTGGGGCATCGCGACCGAGGGCAATCAGATCACCGTGAACCCGCACATGCACACCTCGCTCGAGGGCGTGTTCGCGTGCGGCGACATCGCGACCTTCGACGGCAAGTACAAGCTGCTACTCACCGCCTCGGGCGAGGGGTGCGTCGCGGCTCAATCCGCCTACGTGTACGTCCGCAAGCCGCAGCGCGTCACCATGGGCGAACTCTATACCTAG